A DNA window from Pyrus communis chromosome 3, drPyrComm1.1, whole genome shotgun sequence contains the following coding sequences:
- the LOC137729959 gene encoding tetrahydroanabasine acetyltransferase codes for MQIKIIETNVIVPSPPPFTDDHFLQLTHLDNDPNLRVTFRYVRAYHNTNSSPSNPSHVISDAISAALVHYYPLAATIRPRPDRRFELFCSNGQGVPLIIASADSTLDSVGYLDDPAADFVEHLAPDPNPEEAMSTPCMLQLTVFNCGGFALGAAIHHSLCDGMGATQFFNAAAEFARGATRASVEPVWDRAGLLGPREPPRIGAPVLHECLSLDKGFPPYGQAEAVGPVVRECFHVRDEWVEKFKGELLEQSGLNFTTFEALGAFIWRAKIKAIGLPSDEKVTFAYSINVRRLVTPALPASYWGNGCVPMYVNLTAKELTSKPLSSVADLIKKSKSNATDEYVRSFIDFQELHYKDGITAGKEVSGFTDWRHLRHSSVDFGWGGPVTVLPLSRNLLGSVEPCFFLPPSSSSAGVGKKDGFKVLVTMRESAVPAFREEMEKFGCLEGDLLSRI; via the exons ATGCAAATCAAAATCATCGAAACAAATGTCATCGTTCCATCTCCGCCACCATTTACCGACGATCACTTCCTCCAACTAACCCACCTCGACAACGACCCCAACCTCCGCGTCACCTTCCGCTACGTCCGCGCCTACCACAACACCAACTCCTCCCCCTCCAACCCCTCCCACGTCATCTCCGATGCCATCTCCGCCGCTCTGGTCCACTACTACCCTCTCGCCGCCACTATTCGCCCCCGCCCCGACCGCCGCTTCGAGCTCTTTTGCTCCAACGGCCAAGGCGTCCCCCTCATAATCGCCTCCGCCGACTCCACTCTCGATTCGGTCGGATACCTCGATGACCCAGCTGCGGATTTCGTCGAACACTTGGCGCCCGACCCCAACCCGGAAGAGGCAATGTCCACCCCGTGTATGCTGCAACTCACGGTGTTTAACTGCGGCGGGTTCGCTCTCGGAGCCGCCATACACCACTCGCTGTGCGACGGAATGGGCGCCACACAGTTCTTCAATGCCGCGGCCGAGTTCGCCCGCGGGGCGACTCGGGCGTCGGTTGAGCCGGTGTGGGACCGGGCGGGGTTGCTGGGACCCAGAGAACCGCCCCGAATCGGCGCACCGGTGCTGCACGAGTGCCTGAGTTTGGACAAGGGGTTCCCGCCATACGGACAGGCGGAGGCGGTGGGGCCGGTTGTTAGGGAGTGCTTTCATGTGAGAGACGAGTGGGTGGAGAAATTCAAGGGGGAGCTGTTGGAGCAGAGTGGGTTGAACTTCACCACTTTCGAAGCTCTCGGTGCTTTTATATGGCGTGCCAA GATTAAAGCCATAGGGCTTCCAAGTGACGAGAAGGTAACATTTGCATACTCAATCAACGTACGAAGACTAGTAACCCCTGCATTACCAGCCAGCTATTGGGGCAACGGCTGCGTACCAATGTACGTGAACCTCACCGCCAAAGAACTAACCTCGAAGCCGCTTTCGTCCGTGGCGGATCTGATCAAGAAGAGCAAGAGCAACGCCACGGACGAGTACGTCCGCTCGTTCATCGACTTCCAGGAGCTGCATTACAAGGACGGGATCACGGCGGGGAAAGAAGTTAGCGGGTTCACTGACTGGAGGCACTTGCGCCACTCAAGCGTGGATTTTGGGTGGGGAGGTCCTGTGACTGTGTTGCCACTTTCAAGGAACTTGCTAGGGAGCGTTGAGCCTTGTTTTTTCTTGCCTCCGTCGTCGTCCTCGGCGGGTGTGGGGAAGAAGGATGGGTTCAAGGTTTTGGTGACCATGAGGGAGAGTGCTGTGCCGGCTTTTAGAGAGGAGATGGAGAAGTTTGGCTGCCTAGAGGGCGATCTGCTGTCCCGAATTTGA
- the LOC137728539 gene encoding uncharacterized protein At4g18490-like yields MAESEKAKTSSVNQKGKSSFLDEEIGDEFLTSWKSISVMEDDGMDFGFDTVSKVSKGKKKVFDFEKLDMDFNLDGDFGKISSFKMDMPDLDFSSPPRKAAKTKEKSEEEPSKGNRQGKQDPFKFSFDFNDGLGDFDLDSSLTKSEKSSNKNQDSRKEFLSDRRGPQGSKIDLVEEISTLDGGSERVAPLKVDTSLVVSGKVNSISDDCPSKPRSENLKLLHGPRSPGKVMTNSVEESDQQIHLSEKEMATEPYGKPATDDLSGQLVGGVDSNGGTIFEGKNDGRLQITDLNTISSGKEDVDEKMSAGDGPNGEDLPLKDSSSVNIANTDSNNGDGCKSGSDISTQNAEPKLGSDISNENAESAIDNLDLEDNSNTFVSRKTLHNIKCIKDDQNSTLKLPLSAESSESAVDKATLTNESKSGEFHSKVSKRLEEAGSQMCQPSLIGAKPLSSGIKRIDTMRLRPAIEGVATNAHGAQIGSNLPDTPVLVDKEMKAKHVISGREGLNSDAVPNRAKLVVNPRPSDKEITERETVLGSGLRKSLHDLRHVEISSCQANPSSTIEKTIKPSTQTCVNPKFMLSSLESMRNTKIITAEGSKLFPDKPAKKKTDLSTLNISKNIGGSKVSLNATPHKEVKSLSSPEQNMEVQRNVESKTAQIVEKQMSANLSLKRKTFEGSDSGLAFLKPLKRLSQSPRESRSSFTNISHSFSKNTCRNFREPSKEVVAEQVHIHESHLESKTNSTLDDHPTSGLGSPCTINVMELDIPSAMENDGNVEKAEAYAKELEDERVTLSLSCFCSDNENLLLEGPSETQMRCIRP; encoded by the exons ATGGCAGAATCAGAGAAGGCAAAAACTTCCTCGGttaatcaaaaaggaaaaagttcATTTCTAG ATGAGGAAATCGGAGACGAATTTCTCACCTCCTGGAAATCAATATCAGTAATGGAAGATGACGGAATGGATTTTGGCTTTGATACAGTTTCCAAAGTCTCCAAAGGCAAGAAGAAGGTGTTTGACTTTGAGAAGCT GGATATGGATTTCAATCTGGATGGTGACTTTGGCAAGATATCGTCTTTCAAAATGGACATGCCAGACCTTGATTTCTCAAGCCCGCCCAGAAAAGCCGCAAAAACCAAGGAGAAATCTGAAGAAGAACCTTCCAAAGGAAACCGTCAAGGGAAACAAGACCCCTTTAAATTCTCTTTTGATTTCAATGA TGGGTTGGGTGATTTCGATCTTGATTCAAGCTTAACGAAAAGTGAAAAAAGTTCAAATAAGAATCAAGATAGCAGAAAAGAGTTTCTTTCTGATAGAAGAGGACCTCAGGGCTCTAAAATCGATCTGGTTGAAGAGATTAGTACACTTGATGGTGGTTCTGAGAGAGTGGCCCCTTTAAAGGTTGATACTTCATTAGTTGTTTCGGGCAAGGTTAATTCTATCAGTGATGATTGCCCATCAAAACCTAGATCAGAAAATCTGAAACTTCTACATGGTCCAAGGTCTCCAGGAAAAGTAATGACTAATAGTGTTGAAGAATCAGATCAGCAAATTCATTTATCTGAGAAGGAGATGGCCACAGAACCATATGGTAAGCCAGCAACAGATGACCTGTCTGGTCAACTTGTAGGGGGAGTTGATTCAAATGGAGGTACCATTTTTGAAGGAAAGAATGATGGTCGTCTTCAGATCACAGATTTGAATACCATTTCAAGTGGAAAAGAAGATGTTGATGAGAAAATGTCAGCAGGAGATGGTCCTAATGGTGAAGACTTGCCTTTGAAGGATTCATCTTCAGTAAACATCGCTAATACAGATAGCAATAATGGTGATGGGTGTAAGTCTGGCAGCGACATATCTACACAAAACGCTGAACCAAAGTTAGGCAGTGATATCTCGAATGAGAATGCTGAATCAGCTATAGATAACTTAGATCTCGAAGACAATTCCAATACATTCGTCTCAAGGAAGACACTACATAACATCAAATGTATCAAGGATGACCAAAATTCGACTTTAAAGCTTCCTTTGTCTGCAGAGAGCAG TGAATCTGCAGTTGATAAAGCTACGCTGACAAATGAAAGCAAAAGTGGAGAATTCCACTCAAAGGTTTCTAAGAGATTGGAAGAAGCTGGATCTCAAATGTGTCAGCCATCATTAATAGGAGCAAAACCTCTCTCATCTGGAATCAAAAGGATTGATACCATGCGTCTACGTCCAGCAATTGAAGG GGTGGCTACTAATGCTCATGGTGCACAAATTGGAAGCAATTTGCCTGATACTCCTGTGTTAGTTGATAAAGAAATGAAAGCCAAACATGTAATATCTGGAAG GGAGGGCCTGAATTCTGATGCTGTACCAAACAGGGCCAAACTGGTTGTGAATCCACGACCATCTGACAAAGAAATAACAGAAAGGGAAACTGTCCTGGGAAGTGGACTGAGAAAAAGTCTTCATGATCTGAG GCATGTGGAGATTTCTAGCTGTCAAGCAAATCCTTCCAGCACAATCGAGAAGACTATTAAACCTAGTACTCAGACatgtgtaaatcctaaattcATGCTCTCAAGCCTGGAGTCTATGAGGAACACAAAAATCATTACTGCTGAAGGGAGTAAACTTTTTCCTGATAAACCTGCCAAGAAAAAAACCGACCTTTCTACCTTGAACATTTCAAA GAATATTGGTGGCAGTAAAGTTTCATTGAATGCTACACCGCATAAAGAAGTGAAATCCCTGAGTAGTCCAGAGCAAAACATGGAAGTGCAACGAAATGTGGAATCAAAGACTGCCCAGATTGTTGAGAAACAAATGTCAGCAAACCTTTCCTTGAAGCGAAAAACATTTGAG GGATCAGATTCAGGTTTAGCATTCTTAAAGCCTCTAAAGCGCCTTTCTCAGTCGCCTAGAGAATCCAGGTCCTCTTTTACTA ACATATCACACTCTTTTTCCAAAAATACCTGCAGAAATTTCAGAGAACCTTCAAAAGAAGTTGTTGCAGAACAG GTTCACATTCATGAGAGTCATTTGGAGAGCAAGACTAACAGCACCTTAGATGACCATCCGACCTCTGGACTTGGTAGTCCTTGCACGATCAATGTGATGGAACTTGATATTCCTTCAGCAATGGAAAATGACGGAAATGTTGAAAAGGCTGAAGCGTATGCTAAGGAGCTTGAAGAT GAACGTGTTACGCTTTCTCTTTCCTGCTTTTGTTCGGACAATGAGAACCTGCTACTCGAAGGACCATCTGAAACTCAAATGCGATGCATCAGGCCTTGA